A single genomic interval of Zingiber officinale cultivar Zhangliang chromosome 4A, Zo_v1.1, whole genome shotgun sequence harbors:
- the LOC121970619 gene encoding disease resistance protein RGA2-like, translating to MDVVSPILQVSGASHVVNKLVDKATTYVRDQYYWKTDLQEELQNLRRLLPQIQVIVGFAEDRLTSYGSSNRALMEWLGQFRDGIDEAEEVLDELEYLELEKKANSDKNRLSKTVDGSVKAAKRFLKFDDLLIERLRACVKNLNASASNAHNFLAILGHTGGIGTGQMQQEFLPLTDQSRITSSLPEVLFKGREEQKQEIIRYLSGESVEESEIQMSENVHCLPLVAMGGMGKTTLAQQVFDHFENMKKEHFGIRIWVCDSLPDLDATSILKKILDSTRQSDDSSTNLDASSLMKKMLDLTHQSESSELLPVKLKEKLSSKKFLLVLDDAWDDKNQTAWKRLCDPLLHGQKGSWILLTTRMESVAKMVSKVIKGTMKSMKLQGLSKDECRSLLYEHAFAGQDPDKFPQLKEIGEEILEKLKGVPLLAKSIGGALNSKLTEDHWTSISRSELWKTPLESKYEFRPVLILSYLMLPPRLKRCFSYCGIFPQDYEFNKQKLMYMWVAAGLIYSEESEEGSDEDIANSCFDTLCNKSFFDNRSMPRMKKIFFYDTTEEIYTMHDMLNSLACHVSRYECCRIVHGTPSRILDSNVIRHISITYSTDAQLLDLAKMVCKLKHLQTLWIQYNGDPKKLDDFIRDACKSPRRIRVLIVQSNDFKISNQCLKSIRDFVKIRFLEIQTIPPSLSMRKFYFLQYLIGDRYHSHLGCLAKDSNKLTNLRHLYQVAEDALLSVAEVGKLTSLQELCFTVGTKPRYRIDELMYMNNLRQLKIKQLSNVQSLEEANMVNLVEKRHLTSLELDWFGKRDASNPDLDQQEVLAALQPSTTIKELMIRWNKGGRPVPWMDTPSLSRLEHLQLEFCTSWEELPPLWKLPHLKFLRLVYMKAIRSLGCPLSDRMDIQFPVLEELEFHDLPLLEEWNGADDYVWFPLLKSVQIEKCPRLKKIPDLPLSIENLRFKDLGLEDLPRFYKCSNGSRTFGGFQQLMFLKSLEIYKCPGIAQIGAIGEEDDHLLPSSLETLELENIEEHKDLANYLRSLTLLTKFHLHCSPGLESFPLASELEHLTVLQDLCISDGESLTSLGDLYILKSLKSLEIFDCPKFLVAEVESEKFLKDTTRKHAVSSSSIFDQSAGNKAARILPSSLESLKFKNSDISQERLGRCLQDLTSLRRLEVSNCQHLMSLPNIEYLHNLTALRALDISDCKELCELESLTTIASLIYLDIKCCPKLLATTFATLQNPATATEQSATKKKKGTLPFLERIDIDDIFYLPMLPISEKLKRLYIESSDKEFTCFPSEIEESLLQYRKSLEYLGLDRIPHLQSLPAILESFSSLKDLCIYSAPALKSLPRMPVSLERLRIFGCSAKLKKRCQENIGRDWPNIKHIPYIDIRAGKENKAEAQVNCNCVSSRLWSSK from the exons ATGGACGTAGTCTCGCCAATACTGCAGGTTTCAGGTGCAAGTCATGTCGTCAATAAACTAGTTGATAAAGCCACTACTTATGTGCGAGATCAGTACTACTGGAAAACTGACTTGCAAGAAGAATTGCAAAACCTCAGACGCTTACTTCCTCAGATCCAAGTAATTGTTGGTTTTGCCGAAGATAGATTAACTTCGTATGGATCATCTAATCGAGCATTAATGGAGTGGCTTGGGCAGTTCAGGGATGGGATCGACGAGGCTGAGGAAGTGCTAGATGAGCTTGAATATCTTGAACTAGAGAAAAAAGCTAACAGTGACAAAAATAGGCTTTCTAAAACGGTTGATGGTTCTGTTAAGGCTGCAAAAAGATTTCTGAAATTTGATGATCTTCTTATTGAGAGATTAAGGGCATGCGTAAAGAATTTGAACGCCTCTGCTTCAAATGCCCATAATTTTCTGGCAATATTGGGGCATACTGGTGGCATCGGCACTGGACAAATGCAGCAGGAGTTTCTCCCGTTGACCGATCAAAGTAGGATCACATCTTCGTTGCCTGAAGTATTATTCAAAGGGCGTGAGGAACAAAAACAAGAAATCATCCGCTATTTGTCGGGGGAGTCAGTGGAAGAATCTGAAATTCAGATGAGTGAGAATGTGCATTGCCTTCCTTTGGTAGCGATGGGTGGTATGGGGAAGACAACGCTCGCTCAACAAGTCTttgatcattttgaaaacatgaaGAAGGAACACTTCGGCATCAGAATCTGGGTATGTGACTCCTTACCTGATCTTGATGCAACAAGTATTTTGAAGAAAATTCTGGATTCAACTCGCCAATCAGATGACTCCTCAACTAATCTCGATGCATCAAGTCTTATGAAGAAAATGTTAGATTTAACCCACCAATCTGAGTCATCTGAACTACTACCAGTGAAGCTCAAGGAGAAGTTAAGTTCCAAAAAATTTTTACTCGTCCTAGATGATGCTTGGGATGATAAAAATCAGACAGCGTGGAAGAGATTATGTGATCCACTGCTACACGGTCAAAAGGGTAGCTGGATACTATTAACAACTAGAATGGAATCAGTTGCGAAGATGGTCTCAAAAGTAATCAAAGGCACAATGAAATCGATGAAGTTGCAGGGCTTGTCAAAAGATGAATGCCGTTCACTCCTCTACGAGCATGCATTTGCTGGTCAAGATCCTGATAAATTCCCTCAGCTTAAAGAAATTGGCGAAGAAATATTGGAGAAATTGAAAGGTGTACCTCTTCTAGCAAAGTCAATTGGAGGAGCATTGAATAGTAAATTGACAGAAGATCATTGGACAAGCATTTCGAGAAGTGAATTATGGAAAACACCACTTGAATCAAAATACGAATTCAGGCCAGTTCTAATACTCAGTTACTTGATGCTTCCACCACGTTTGAAGCGGTGTTTTTCCTACTGTGGCATATTCCCTCAAGATTACGAATTTAATAAGCAAAAACTAATGTACATGTGGGTGGCAGCAGGCCTAATTTACTCGGAAGAATCAGAAGAGGGCTCGGATGAGGACATAGCTAACTCTTGCTTTGATACGTTGTGCAACAAATCTTTCTTTGACAATCGGAGTATGCCTCGGAtgaagaaaatatttttctatgataCAACAGAAGAGATTTACACAATGCATGATATGCTGAACAGTCTTGCTTGTCATGTCTCACGCTATGAATGTTGTAGAATTGTGCATGGTACTCCAAGTCGCATTTTGGATTCTAATGTCATCCGTCATATATCTATTACCTACAGTACCGATGCTCAACTCCTTGATCTAGCTAAAATGGTGTGCAAACTCAAGCACTTGCAAACCCTCTGGATACAATATAATGGGGATCCTAAAAAACTTGATGATTTTATTCGAGATGCGTGTAAATCACCGAGAAGAATTCGAGTATTGATTGTTCAGTCTAATGATTTCAAAATATCTAATCAGTGTTTGAAAAGTATCAGGGACTTTGTTAAAATACGATTTCTTGAAATTCAAACTATTCCACCATCGCTATCAATGCGTAAGTTCTACTTTTTACAATATCTAATTGGTGACCGATACCATTCTCATCTGGGCTGTCTGGCAAAAGACTCAAACAAGTTGACCAACTTAAGACATTTATACCAAGTAGCTGAGGATGCACTTCTCTCTGTGGCTGAAGTAGGAAAGTTAACATCCCTCCAAGAATTATGCTTCACTGTAGGCACAAAACCCAGATATAGAATTGATGAGTTGATGTATATGAATAATCTCCGCCAATTAAAGATTAAACAACTTTCCAATGTGCAAAGTCTTGAAGAGGCCAATATGGTCAACTTGGTTGAGAAGCGTCATCTAACAAGCTTGGAACTAGACTGGTTTGGGAAGAGGGATGCAAGTAATCCTGACCTTGATCAACAGGAGGTTCTGGCAGCTCTACAACCCTCTACCACAATTAAAGAACTCATGATTAGATGGAACAAAGGTGGTAGGCCTGTACCATGGATGGATACTCCATCTCTTTCTCGGCTTGAACATCTTCAACTAGAATTTTGTACAAGTTGGGAAGAGTTGCCCCCTCTATGGAAGTTGCCCCACCTTAAGTTTTTAAGATTGGTTTACATGAAAGCTATTAGAAGCTTGGGTTGTCCCTTGTCTGATCGGATGGACATACAATTTCCAGTTTTAGAGGAACTTGAATTTCATGACCTTCCCCTCTTGGAGGAATGGAATGGTGCGGATGATTATGTATGGTTCCCTCTTCTTAAAAGTGTTCAAATTGAAAAGTGTCCCAGACTAAAGAAAATTCCTGACCTTCCTTTGTCTATAGAGAATCTCAGATTCAAAGATTTGGGGTTAGAAGATCTTCCACGGTTCTACAAGTGTTCTAATGGTTCTAGGACATTTGGAGGATTTCAACAGTTGATGTTTCTCAAATCCCTTGAAATTTATAAGTGCCCGGGGATTGCACAGATTGGAGCAATTGGTGAAGAGGATGATCATCTCCTACCATCGTCACTGGAAACACTTGAACTTGAAAATATTGAGGAACACAAAGATTTGGCAAATTATCTACGAAGTCTCACTTTGCTCACTAAATTCCATTTACATTGTTCTCCGGGCTTGGAATCATTTCCTTTAGCAAGTGAGCTGGAACATCTGACTGTACTCCAAGACTTGTGTATTTCGGATGGTGAATCTTTGACTTCACTTGGagacttatatattttaaaatctcttaaaTCTCTAGAGATTTTTGATTGTCCAAAATTCCTCGTTGCTGAGGTTGAGTCAGAGAAGTTTTTAAAAGACACGACAAGGAAGCATGCAGTATCATCTTCCTCAATTTTTGATCAGTCTGCAGGTAATAAAGCTGCTAGGATCCTTCCCTCCTCCCTTGAATCCCTGAAATTTAAAAACTCGGACATTTCACAAGAACGATTGGGTCGATGCCTTCAAGACCTTACCTCCCTCCGACGGTTGGAAGTATCAAATTGCCAGCATTTGATGTCTCTTCCCAACATAGAGTATCTGCATAATCTGACAGCGTTGCGGGCATTGGATATTTCTGATTGTAAAGAATTATGTGAATTGGAGTCCTTGACGACAATTGCCTCACTCATATATTTGGACATTAAGTGCTGCCCCAAATTACTAGCTACAACATTTGCCACTCTACAAAATCCTGCAACAGCAACAGAACAAAGTGCCACAAAGAAAAAGAAGGGAACATTACCTTTCCTTGAAAGGATTGATATCGACGACATCTTCTATCTACCCATGTTACCGATTTCAGAAAAGCTAAAGAGACTTTATATCGAAAGTAGTGACAAAGAGTTCACTTGTTTCCCTTCTGAGATAGAGGAGTCGTTGTTGCAATATCGGAAGTCTCTGGAATATTTAGGTTTGGACAGAATACCTCATCTGCAATCTTTACCCGCAATTTTGGAGAGCTTTTCATCGCTCAAGGATCTTTGTATATATTCTGCTCCAGCACTCAAGTCACTGCCCAGGATGCCTGTCTCACTGGAGCGACTGAGGATTTTTGGATGCAGTGCAAAGCTTAAGAAGCGTTGCCAAGAGAACATCGGTCGGGACTGGCCTAACATCAAGCACATCCCTTACATTGATATTAGAGCTGGCAAAGAGAACAAGGCTGAG GCTCAAGTCAATTGCAACTGTGTCAGCAGCAGGCTTTGGAGTTCCAAATGA
- the LOC121972638 gene encoding zinc finger MYM-type protein 1-like → MKNQKIFDFFIKKNDESTSDLNGPNNISSCISEPASTKRPRLENETLDEPLPNSSNNLQYVSYPGIRIPILQHPIELQDEVRRAYIDKGPIQPIYDYPFTECEGQKRRFQSSWFKKYPWLEFSIEKQSAFCFPCYVFDTNSAQFDTFTVTGFKNWKRVNCKNCPFKRHEGDGNSRHSFAMRKWGDLKNLDQHIDRRLEKQSSKQIEQNRLLLKVSIESVKFLAMQGCAFRGHDESVASKNRGNYLELVALLGRMNPEIGSTLEKASKNAKYTSPEIQREILKIIADIVRDKIRAEIGEAKFCILVDEAIDESSKEQMAIILRYVDWDGFIRERFFEVVHVENTSALTLKKEICNVFNQYNLLTKNLSGQGYDGASNMRGEWNGLQALFLKDSPHAYYIHCFAHRLQLALVAISKEIRDDRWEGFLWSVLKFCESNDVEVPDFDDCYTRVIDFQLMELNERFPEGTIELLTLSNALSPIDGFKSFSLPDICSLVDKFYYYDFNLEERGDLERELDHYKFDTPRHAQFQNLNSLHHLCQTLARTTKSVIYLLIDRLVRLVLTLPVSTATTEQAFLGMKLIKTPLRNKMENDLMANTMVVYIERDIASGIDTEFIINKFDVLKNRKIRLK, encoded by the exons ATGAAGAATCAAAAAATCTTTGATTTCTTCATAAAGAAGAATGATGAATCAACAAGTGATTTAAATGGGCCAAATAACATATCGTCTTGTATTTCAGAACCAGCATCTACTAAAAGACCAAGACTTGAAAATGAGACTCTTGATGAACCGCTTCCGAATTCGAGTAACAATTTGCAATATGTTTCTTATCCTGGAATTCGCATCCCAATTTTACAACATCCCATTGAACTTCAAGATGAGGTAAGAAGAGCATATATTGATAAAGGGCCAATTCAACCTATATATGATTATCCTTTTACTGAATGTGAAGGTCAAAAGCGTAGATTCCAATCTTCTTGGTTTAAAAAATATCCTTGGCTTGAATTTTCTATTGAGAAACAAAGTGCATTTTGTTTCCCTTGCTATGTTTTTGACACTAACTCAGCACAATTTGACACATTCACTGTCACGGGATTTAAAAATTGGAAAAGAGTTAATTGTAAAAATTGTCCATTCAAGAGACATGAAGGAGATGGGAATTCAAGACATAGCTTTGCCATGCGAAAATGGGgagatttgaaaaatcttgatcaGCATATTGATAGAAGATTAGaaaaacaatcttctaagcaaattgAGCAAAATCGGTTGCTCTTAAAGGTGTCCATAGAAAGTGTGAAGTTTCTTGCTATGCAAGGTTGTGCTTTTAGGGGTCATGATGAATCAGTTGCCTCTAAAAACCGTGGAAATTATTTGGAATTGGTAGCTTTGTTGGGAAGAATGAATCCAGAAATTGGTAGTACTTTGGAAAAAGCATCTAAAAATGCAAAGTACACATCACCAGAAATTCAAAgagagattttgaaaattattgctGATATTGTGAGGGATAAAATTCGTGCAGAAATTGGAGAAGCCAAGTTTTGTATCCTCGTTGATGAAGCAATTGATGAGTCAAGTAAAGAACAAATGGCTATCATTTTAAGATATGTTGATTGGGATGGGTTCATTAGAGAACGATTTTTTGAAGTTGTTCACGTTGAAAATACAAGTGCATTAACTTTGAAAAAAGAGATATGCAATGTATTCAACCAATACAATCTATTAACTAAAAATCTAAGCGGGCAAGGCTATGATGGCGCAAGTAATATGCGTGGGGAATGGAATGGACTCCAGGCTTTATTTCTTAAAGATTCTCCACATGCTTATTATATTCATTGTTTTGCTCATAGACTACAACTTGCTTTAGTTGCAATTTCTAAAGAG ATCCGAGATGATAGATGGGAAGGATTTCTTTGGAGTGTGTTGAAGTTTTGTGAAAGCAATGATGTTGAGGTGCCAGACTTTGATGATTGCTACACACGAG TAATAGATTTTCAATTGATGGAATTGAATGAAAGATTTCCAGAGGGCACAATAGAACTTCTTACTCTCAGTAATGCTTTGAGTCCCATTGATGGATTCAAATCATTTTCTCTGCCTGACATTTGTTCTCTTGTTGATAAATTTTACTACTATGATTTCAATCTAGAAGAAAGAGGAGATTTGGAGAGAGAATTAGATCATTATAAATTCGATACACCGCGTCATGCGCAGTTTCAGAATCTTAATTCTTTGCATCATTTGTGCCAAACATTGGCCAGAACGACAAAGTCAGTTATCTATCTTTTGATTGATAGGTTGGTTCGATTGGTTTTGACTCTTCCAGTTTCTACAGCAACTACAGAACAAGCCTTTTTAGGGATGAAACTCATTAAGACGCCACTTCGTAATAAAATGGAAAATGACCTTATGGCCAATACCATGGTTGTTTATATAGAGAGGGATATTGCTTCAGGTATTGATACAGAATTTATCATAAACAAATTTGATGTATTGAAAAATCGCAAAATACGGCTGAAATAA